A genomic region of Exiguobacterium sp. Helios contains the following coding sequences:
- a CDS encoding TIGR00730 family Rossman fold protein codes for MKNLAVFCGSKDGATPIFRQAATTLGMTLAAHQIGLVYGGSRVGTMGAVADAVLAANGQAVGVLPHFLQEKEIAHPNLTELHLVESMHDRKAKMAELADGFIILPGGPGTMEEFFEVFTWAQLGLHEKPCGILNIDGYYDPLVALFQQMETQGFLIPEHASMLLVESDPERLLERFRSYHAPQMKTYMNMKQT; via the coding sequence ATGAAAAATTTAGCAGTATTTTGTGGTTCTAAAGATGGAGCAACACCCATTTTCCGTCAAGCCGCAACAACACTCGGGATGACACTCGCAGCGCATCAAATCGGACTTGTATACGGCGGTTCACGTGTCGGGACGATGGGCGCCGTTGCGGACGCTGTCCTCGCAGCCAACGGACAGGCAGTCGGTGTCCTGCCCCACTTCTTGCAGGAAAAGGAGATTGCCCATCCGAATCTGACAGAACTTCATCTCGTCGAATCGATGCATGACCGGAAAGCGAAAATGGCAGAACTGGCCGACGGATTCATCATCCTTCCCGGTGGTCCGGGAACGATGGAAGAGTTTTTTGAAGTCTTTACCTGGGCACAACTTGGTCTTCACGAAAAGCCGTGCGGCATCTTAAACATTGACGGCTATTACGATCCGCTCGTTGCGTTATTTCAACAAATGGAGACACAAGGTTTCCTGATTCCGGAACACGCGTCTATGCTGCTCGTCGAATCGGATCCGGAACGGTTGCTCGAACGCTTCCGCTCTTATCATGCACCACAAATGAAAACGTATATGAACATGAAGCAAACGTGA
- the galU gene encoding UTP--glucose-1-phosphate uridylyltransferase GalU, translating into MSKVRKAIIPAAGLGTRFLPATKAMPKEMLPILTKPTIQYIVEEAVASGIEQIIIVSGRNKRAIEDHFDHAPELENSLRQKGKLDLLKEVDASTTMAEIHYIRQKEPKGLGHAIWSARHFIGDEPFAVLLGDDIIVSEEPGLKQLIDQYEQLDASVVGVRHVPTEDTHRYGIIDPLNQTGRLYQVRQFVEKPVQGTAPSNMAIIGRYILTPAIFEYLATQGAGSGGEIQLTDAIERLNGQEEVYGYEVEGKRFDVGEKMGYVETTLAFALEDAEIQADVRQLLKRYVESWKD; encoded by the coding sequence GTGTCGAAAGTCAGAAAAGCCATCATCCCGGCAGCCGGTCTAGGGACCCGGTTTTTACCGGCGACTAAAGCGATGCCAAAAGAAATGTTACCGATTTTAACGAAACCGACCATTCAGTATATCGTCGAAGAGGCGGTGGCATCAGGGATCGAACAAATCATCATCGTCTCCGGACGGAACAAGCGGGCGATCGAAGATCATTTCGACCACGCACCGGAACTCGAGAACAGCCTGCGTCAAAAAGGGAAACTCGACTTGCTGAAAGAGGTCGATGCCTCGACGACGATGGCGGAGATTCATTATATCCGTCAAAAAGAACCGAAAGGACTGGGACATGCGATCTGGAGCGCCCGGCATTTCATCGGCGATGAACCGTTTGCCGTCTTGCTCGGGGATGATATTATCGTCTCGGAAGAACCGGGTCTAAAACAACTGATTGATCAATACGAACAACTGGACGCCTCAGTCGTCGGTGTCCGGCACGTCCCGACGGAAGATACACATCGGTACGGCATCATCGATCCATTGAATCAGACAGGACGCCTATATCAGGTCCGTCAGTTCGTCGAAAAACCGGTCCAGGGAACGGCACCGTCGAATATGGCGATCATCGGACGGTACATCCTGACTCCGGCGATTTTTGAATACTTGGCGACTCAAGGAGCGGGATCGGGCGGAGAGATTCAGCTGACGGATGCAATTGAACGGCTGAATGGACAAGAAGAGGTCTACGGATATGAGGTGGAAGGGAAGCGGTTCGATGTCGGGGAGAAGATGGGGTACGTCGAGACGACGTTAGCCTTTGCGCTCGAAGACGCAGAGATTCAGGCAGACGTCCGGCAGTTACTCAAACGGTATGTCGAGAGCTGGAAGGATTAA
- a CDS encoding ABC transporter ATP-binding protein — translation MSMIKLDHVTKRFDMVTTTKEKFKLLFKNQSKNVKTFTALRDVSLDIGSGEVVGLVGINGSGKSTLSNLISGIIYANEGDVEINGEVAIIAVSQGLKNVLTGRENIHLKCLMLGMDDAEIERRMPGIIDFADIGDFIDQPIKKYSSGMKSRLGFAIAVNVDADILIVDEALSVGDQTFYNRCIDKMNEFKNEGKTIIFVSHSLNQIRSFCERVIWLEYGQVKLDGTTKEVVPEYKKFLTEYKKLTKEEQHQYRRDRLKEQGAQAKPGKKNMDAEDTVKHPGWILSGISLLVLAAGSLMVIDETPSFATFTEALTKLF, via the coding sequence ATGTCTATGATAAAACTCGACCATGTCACGAAACGGTTCGATATGGTCACGACGACAAAAGAAAAATTTAAGTTACTGTTTAAGAATCAAAGTAAAAACGTTAAGACGTTTACGGCGCTCCGCGATGTCTCACTTGATATCGGGTCCGGTGAAGTCGTCGGTCTCGTCGGAATCAACGGTTCCGGGAAATCGACGCTGTCGAATCTGATTTCCGGTATCATCTATGCCAACGAAGGCGACGTCGAGATCAACGGGGAAGTAGCGATCATCGCCGTTTCCCAAGGGTTGAAAAACGTTTTGACCGGCCGTGAGAACATCCACCTGAAATGTTTGATGCTCGGGATGGACGATGCAGAAATCGAACGCCGGATGCCGGGGATCATTGATTTCGCGGACATCGGGGATTTCATCGATCAACCGATTAAAAAATATTCAAGCGGGATGAAATCGCGCCTCGGATTTGCGATCGCCGTCAATGTCGATGCCGACATCCTGATCGTCGATGAAGCTTTGTCAGTCGGTGACCAGACGTTTTATAACCGGTGTATCGACAAGATGAACGAGTTCAAGAACGAAGGCAAGACGATCATCTTCGTCAGTCACTCGTTGAACCAGATTCGGAGTTTTTGTGAGCGGGTCATCTGGCTCGAATACGGACAGGTTAAACTCGACGGGACGACGAAGGAAGTCGTACCGGAATACAAGAAGTTCCTGACCGAATACAAGAAGCTGACGAAAGAAGAACAGCACCAGTACCGGCGGGATCGTCTGAAGGAACAGGGGGCCCAGGCAAAACCGGGCAAGAAAAACATGGATGCCGAAGATACCGTCAAACATCCGGGATGGATCTTGTCAGGGATCAGCTTACTGGTGCTTGCAGCCGGCAGTCTGATGGTCATCGATGAGACACCGTCATTCGCGACGTTTACAGAAGCCTTAACCAAATTATTCTGA
- a CDS encoding ABC transporter permease — MWKEMKSIIREQVENFPLIRRLARYEIKSAHAEQRLGLLWELLNPGLQIFIYWFVFGVGLKGNKNVDGDTPFIVWLLCGIVVWFFINDALLRGSNSINSRLAMVTKMRFPMSAIPSYVILSRMYQHFAMLLIVFIVIILNGIPITWKLLQLPYYMAATYIFVYAFSLCFSTLITLVKDIQLFLQSMMRMLFYLTPILWNIERFPDVLHGVLRLNPVFYLVEGYRASLLGGAWVWQEWPTGLYFWSVTLLLFTAGTFLHIKFRKSFTELV, encoded by the coding sequence ATGTGGAAAGAAATGAAAAGCATCATCCGCGAACAAGTGGAGAATTTTCCGCTGATTCGCCGTCTCGCCCGTTATGAGATTAAATCGGCGCACGCGGAGCAACGACTTGGACTTTTGTGGGAGCTGCTCAATCCTGGTTTACAGATCTTTATTTATTGGTTCGTCTTTGGTGTCGGTCTGAAAGGGAATAAAAACGTCGACGGTGACACGCCGTTTATCGTCTGGCTCCTCTGCGGGATCGTCGTCTGGTTCTTCATCAATGATGCCTTGTTGCGCGGATCGAACTCGATCAACAGCCGACTGGCGATGGTGACGAAAATGCGTTTCCCGATGAGTGCGATTCCGTCGTATGTCATCCTATCCCGGATGTACCAGCATTTCGCGATGCTCCTGATCGTCTTCATCGTCATCATCCTGAACGGTATTCCGATCACATGGAAGTTACTCCAACTCCCGTATTATATGGCGGCGACTTACATCTTCGTCTACGCGTTCTCCCTGTGTTTCTCGACATTGATTACGCTCGTCAAAGACATTCAATTATTCCTGCAGTCGATGATGCGGATGCTCTTTTACCTGACACCGATTCTGTGGAACATCGAACGGTTCCCGGATGTCTTACATGGTGTACTTCGCCTGAATCCGGTCTTTTACCTTGTGGAAGGATACCGCGCGAGCCTGCTCGGCGGAGCCTGGGTTTGGCAGGAGTGGCCGACGGGACTTTATTTCTGGAGCGTGACACTGCTCTTGTTCACAGCCGGAACGTTTTTACACATCAAGTTCCGTAAATCATTCACCGAGCTCGTTTAA
- a CDS encoding 5'-nucleotidase C-terminal domain-containing protein: MYKSKPLYAAAVAVALTTSAIVPVAQTTVSAATHVKVKTVKLKSLVFTKGAPVKLPATYKGEKITWTNYDRHIFNRYQTVKGTYGKKKSPIEVKILIQNYAVKFVESVKEQTIYVGEKPELPKTLAVLYATGRVYDKPVRWSKVDTSEAGVKYAVASYTRLGKTITLKAKINVLDINKDDFSIGLMHTNDTHANLDKAPKRATVIKELRTAYKADGTPSLLLDAGDVFSGSLYFNKFKGQADLELMNYMKYDMMTFGNHEFDLGDADNHLALQEFVTKAKFPFITANVDFSKNELLSGLQSKTITAGPEKGKIYQGIIKEYKGQKIGFFGLTTEETADISSPGTVAFANYIDSAKAAVKKLEDRGVNKIVALTHIGFDDNPAVDNDQLLARNVDGIDVIVGGHSHTKLETPVVVDDTVVPGKAEPTIIAQAYQYGDFLGNLNLTFDYKGKLTEYKGSLIDVSKAAEDATAASILKPYADQITELKNEEVGANIVNELVNPRGEVSVRNSETALGNLITDGMLKKAKEYNSETVIAMQNGGGIRAAINAGPLTVGEVLTTLPFGNTLATAKLTGQEIKDLLEISVGVAPIENGGFLHVSGMKFEYSSKLAKGDRVTKVEVKNGDTFEAIDLAKTYVIATNAFTAKGGDGLTPFEVAYKAGRVTDLGLSDWENLRDFTKTLGQVDYKIEGRIVDTKAETK; this comes from the coding sequence ATGTATAAATCAAAACCGCTTTACGCGGCAGCCGTCGCTGTCGCCCTGACGACATCGGCAATCGTGCCCGTTGCACAGACTACTGTATCGGCAGCAACGCATGTCAAGGTCAAAACGGTCAAACTCAAGTCACTCGTCTTCACAAAAGGTGCCCCGGTCAAGTTACCTGCTACATACAAGGGCGAGAAAATCACGTGGACAAATTATGATCGTCACATCTTCAACCGCTATCAGACGGTCAAAGGAACGTATGGCAAGAAGAAATCACCGATCGAAGTGAAAATCCTCATTCAAAACTATGCCGTCAAGTTCGTTGAAAGTGTCAAGGAACAGACGATCTATGTCGGTGAAAAACCGGAACTTCCGAAAACGTTGGCTGTCCTCTATGCGACAGGCCGTGTCTACGACAAGCCGGTTCGCTGGTCGAAAGTCGATACGAGCGAAGCCGGCGTGAAATATGCCGTCGCGAGTTACACACGTCTCGGAAAAACAATCACACTCAAAGCAAAAATCAACGTCCTCGATATCAATAAAGATGATTTCTCAATCGGTTTGATGCACACGAACGATACGCACGCAAACCTTGATAAAGCACCGAAACGGGCAACCGTCATTAAAGAACTCCGCACTGCCTATAAAGCAGACGGCACACCATCACTGTTACTTGACGCAGGCGATGTCTTCTCCGGTTCCCTTTACTTCAATAAGTTCAAAGGACAAGCCGATCTCGAACTGATGAACTATATGAAATACGACATGATGACGTTCGGTAACCATGAGTTCGATCTCGGGGATGCGGACAACCATCTCGCGTTACAAGAATTCGTCACGAAAGCGAAATTCCCGTTCATCACAGCGAACGTCGATTTCAGCAAAAACGAATTACTTAGTGGTCTGCAATCTAAAACGATCACAGCCGGTCCTGAAAAAGGTAAAATCTATCAAGGCATCATTAAAGAATACAAAGGACAAAAAATCGGTTTCTTCGGTCTGACGACAGAAGAAACGGCCGATATCTCGAGTCCGGGAACTGTCGCCTTCGCGAACTACATCGACAGCGCGAAAGCAGCCGTCAAAAAACTCGAAGACCGTGGCGTCAACAAAATCGTCGCCTTGACGCACATCGGTTTCGATGACAATCCGGCCGTCGACAACGATCAGTTGCTCGCTCGTAACGTGGACGGCATCGATGTCATCGTCGGTGGTCACTCGCATACGAAACTCGAAACACCGGTCGTCGTCGATGATACGGTCGTACCGGGTAAAGCAGAGCCGACTATCATCGCTCAAGCTTACCAGTACGGTGATTTCCTCGGAAATCTTAACCTGACGTTCGACTACAAAGGGAAATTGACAGAGTATAAAGGATCATTGATCGACGTCTCGAAAGCAGCAGAAGATGCTACTGCCGCGTCTATCCTTAAACCGTACGCTGATCAAATCACAGAACTTAAAAACGAAGAAGTCGGCGCGAACATCGTCAACGAACTCGTGAACCCGCGTGGCGAAGTCAGTGTCCGGAACAGCGAAACGGCACTAGGAAACCTGATCACAGACGGGATGCTTAAAAAAGCTAAAGAGTACAATTCAGAGACTGTCATCGCGATGCAAAACGGTGGTGGAATCCGTGCTGCCATCAATGCCGGTCCACTCACGGTCGGTGAAGTCTTAACGACACTTCCATTCGGTAACACACTCGCAACAGCGAAATTGACAGGTCAGGAAATCAAAGACTTGCTTGAAATCAGCGTTGGCGTCGCTCCAATCGAAAACGGCGGTTTCCTCCACGTCTCAGGCATGAAGTTCGAATACAGCAGCAAACTCGCAAAAGGCGACCGTGTCACGAAAGTAGAAGTCAAAAACGGCGATACGTTTGAAGCCATTGACCTTGCGAAAACGTATGTCATCGCAACTAATGCCTTCACAGCAAAAGGTGGCGACGGACTCACACCGTTCGAAGTGGCTTATAAAGCCGGCCGTGTGACGGATCTTGGTCTCTCGGACTGGGAAAACCTCCGCGACTTTACGAAAACACTCGGTCAAGTCGATTACAAAATCGAAGGCCGGATCGTTGATACAAAAGCAGAAACAAAATAA
- a CDS encoding ankyrin repeat domain-containing protein: protein MHEEVKQIRQRKQSATVRERLYFWLLLLSTLVTGCGLIIGILTLETIGIIIVGTALVLLGMFWVRQWIRVMTIRTDGMVLSEQQQPLVYEQLRQDTERLGFWKVPEIIVTNHKTIKRPRTIGLFQKYLLVLPTGYPVDEATRFELLRELVHLKQNHEEKRMLLLLGSWVPFLRSAYLRACEETADRLALACLAEEERVPALVRSVVGPVSWQTLNLDAYIGQKRQPMPFAAALSELFRNQSSISRRLTFAGLDAPRKQSTRIASAAVVSLSCLALAGLVFAVTKLELPTWWTNGASSVAQQTAKEDLGESKLMAAIQKGTLAEIETLIPKSDMQAVDADGDTALHYLGYRKSSEGLETVFKALLAAGSDVDAVNEFGERPFITAVYSNNKELVELYLERGEKINQQDDEKYTPLHHAVEGEGKETVQLLLERGADPAIKNADGYTPLMMAQEYELDDIIILLKQNQTQTL from the coding sequence ATGCATGAGGAAGTGAAACAAATCAGACAGAGAAAACAGTCCGCGACTGTACGAGAGCGACTTTATTTTTGGTTACTCTTGCTGAGTACACTCGTAACGGGTTGTGGCTTAATCATCGGGATTCTGACGCTTGAAACAATAGGGATCATAATCGTTGGAACGGCCCTTGTTTTACTCGGTATGTTCTGGGTTCGTCAGTGGATTCGTGTCATGACCATCCGGACGGACGGGATGGTGCTGAGTGAACAGCAGCAGCCGCTTGTTTATGAACAACTTCGGCAGGATACGGAACGACTGGGATTCTGGAAGGTGCCGGAAATCATCGTAACAAACCATAAGACAATCAAACGTCCACGGACGATCGGCTTGTTTCAAAAGTATCTGCTTGTCTTACCGACCGGTTATCCGGTCGATGAGGCGACGCGTTTCGAACTGTTGCGCGAGCTCGTCCATTTAAAACAGAACCACGAAGAGAAACGGATGCTACTGTTGCTCGGGAGTTGGGTGCCGTTCCTGAGAAGTGCTTATCTCCGGGCATGCGAAGAGACGGCTGACCGGCTGGCACTGGCTTGTCTTGCAGAAGAGGAACGTGTCCCGGCGCTTGTCCGGTCCGTTGTCGGTCCTGTCTCCTGGCAGACGTTGAACCTTGATGCCTATATCGGTCAAAAACGCCAACCGATGCCGTTTGCCGCAGCGCTCAGTGAATTGTTCCGAAATCAGTCGTCCATTTCCCGGCGGTTGACGTTTGCCGGACTCGACGCTCCGCGAAAACAGTCGACCCGTATTGCGAGTGCCGCCGTCGTCAGTCTGAGCTGTCTGGCCCTGGCCGGTCTGGTCTTCGCCGTGACCAAGCTTGAGTTGCCCACTTGGTGGACGAATGGTGCCTCTTCCGTTGCCCAACAGACGGCGAAAGAAGATCTTGGAGAATCGAAACTGATGGCGGCGATTCAAAAGGGGACGCTCGCAGAAATCGAAACGTTGATTCCGAAGAGTGATATGCAGGCAGTCGATGCCGACGGCGATACGGCCCTGCATTATCTCGGGTACCGCAAGTCGAGTGAGGGGCTGGAAACAGTCTTTAAAGCCTTGCTTGCTGCCGGCAGTGATGTCGACGCCGTCAATGAGTTCGGCGAACGGCCGTTCATCACAGCGGTCTACAGCAACAACAAGGAATTGGTTGAACTGTACTTAGAACGGGGTGAGAAGATCAATCAACAGGACGACGAGAAATACACACCACTCCACCACGCGGTTGAAGGCGAAGGAAAAGAGACCGTCCAACTATTGCTTGAGCGGGGCGCCGATCCGGCAATCAAAAATGCCGATGGTTATACCCCATTGATGATGGCACAGGAGTATGAGCTTGATGACATCATCATCTTGCTGAAACAAAATCAGACCCAGACGTTATGA
- a CDS encoding VanZ family protein translates to MRRPSIGYIMAGVILLLLFGFSSMSYQQQSLIPFLTNHIPLGWVYAFSFVSFHYEVPISVAALGPAAFLEFFIRKGMHAGLFFILGTSLVHVLRLRGYRPVPAAFFAATTAMTVGVFDEFHQQLTGGRTPLVGDVLIDGSGAVFGIVLYTAIRLFIKADRIVKTEYLQSS, encoded by the coding sequence ATGCGTCGCCCATCAATCGGCTACATCATGGCAGGAGTTATTTTGCTTTTATTATTTGGATTCAGTTCGATGAGTTATCAGCAACAATCCTTGATTCCGTTTCTGACGAATCATATCCCACTCGGATGGGTCTACGCCTTTTCGTTCGTCTCGTTTCATTATGAGGTGCCGATTAGTGTCGCAGCCCTGGGACCCGCAGCATTCCTTGAATTTTTCATCCGTAAAGGGATGCATGCCGGCCTGTTCTTCATCCTCGGGACAAGCCTCGTCCATGTCTTGCGTCTGCGCGGCTATCGTCCGGTTCCAGCTGCTTTCTTTGCCGCGACGACAGCGATGACCGTCGGAGTGTTCGATGAGTTCCATCAGCAATTGACCGGCGGACGGACCCCGCTCGTCGGAGACGTCCTCATTGATGGCAGTGGGGCTGTATTTGGAATTGTTCTGTATACGGCCATTCGCCTGTTTATCAAAGCCGACCGAATCGTTAAGACTGAGTACTTGCAGTCGAGTTAA
- a CDS encoding fatty acid desaturase, with the protein MSKEKIAQLRKHVSPFEKADVKSSVRQMINTILPFLVAWFLAYQALQISVWLAVPLAIVAAGFVVRMFIIFHDCTHGSFFKNKKANAVVGTITGILTLFPYEKWKREHSIHHASSGNLDKRGVGDIWVMTIEEYVEASKWTRLKYRLYRNPFVMFGLGPLLLILVVSRFNRKDARKKERINTHVINASLIVLYGIMIYFIGWQAFLIIQGTTMFTAGVLGIWLFYVQHTFEDSYFEDESEWDYVKAAIEGSSYYELPKVLQWVTGNIGFHHVHHLSPRVPNYNLEKAHTATPPLQKATTIGLFSSLKSLRYKLYDAKNKTFVTFGEIKHLLREPKTSVS; encoded by the coding sequence ATGAGTAAAGAAAAAATCGCCCAGCTTCGCAAACACGTTTCGCCTTTTGAGAAGGCAGACGTCAAATCAAGTGTCCGGCAAATGATCAATACGATCCTGCCGTTTCTCGTCGCCTGGTTCCTGGCCTATCAAGCCTTACAGATTTCCGTTTGGCTCGCTGTTCCGCTTGCGATCGTCGCAGCCGGTTTCGTCGTCCGGATGTTCATCATCTTCCACGACTGTACACACGGGTCATTCTTCAAAAACAAAAAGGCCAATGCAGTCGTAGGAACGATTACTGGCATTCTGACTTTATTCCCGTATGAGAAGTGGAAACGGGAGCACTCGATTCACCACGCATCCAGTGGGAACTTGGACAAACGCGGTGTCGGTGACATTTGGGTCATGACAATTGAAGAATATGTCGAAGCTTCAAAATGGACGCGTTTGAAATATCGTCTTTACCGTAATCCGTTCGTCATGTTTGGTCTTGGACCACTCCTGTTGATTTTAGTCGTCAGCCGCTTTAACCGGAAAGATGCCCGGAAAAAAGAACGTATCAATACGCATGTCATCAATGCGTCACTAATCGTCTTATACGGCATCATGATTTACTTCATCGGATGGCAAGCGTTCCTGATCATTCAAGGAACAACGATGTTCACGGCAGGCGTACTCGGAATCTGGTTATTCTACGTCCAGCATACGTTCGAAGACTCGTATTTCGAGGATGAGAGCGAATGGGATTACGTCAAGGCAGCTATCGAAGGCAGCTCATACTATGAATTGCCGAAAGTCTTGCAGTGGGTAACAGGGAACATCGGTTTCCACCACGTTCACCACTTAAGTCCGCGTGTACCGAACTACAACTTAGAAAAAGCGCATACGGCGACACCACCGCTTCAAAAGGCAACGACAATCGGCTTGTTCTCAAGTCTGAAGTCGCTGCGTTACAAGCTGTATGACGCTAAAAATAAAACGTTCGTGACGTTCGGGGAAATCAAGCACCTCTTGCGTGAACCGAAAACGTCTGTCTCATAA
- a CDS encoding DUF3298 and DUF4163 domain-containing protein, translated as MKKSWFIPLLSATLLLPTTLSVDAATKPTVITKYAKDKKALKYPYVTKGPSTSVQKTINADLADFSKFAYQNYLEIEAFEKEERKTSYCKKNPSMCNYTYSTSYKVTGNNTSYLTFTLSDYSYTGGAHGFGYKYGVNYSLKTGKEVPIISVLKTSTQFKKVEKYIYNKLKNNDDYFVDTLGDVDVSKKSEYLMMKDGIKVVFQSYEIAPYSTGQPEIFVPKSVYN; from the coding sequence ATGAAAAAATCCTGGTTCATCCCCCTGCTGTCAGCGACATTACTTTTACCGACCACTTTGTCTGTTGATGCAGCGACGAAACCAACCGTCATCACAAAGTACGCAAAAGACAAAAAGGCATTGAAGTACCCATATGTCACGAAAGGTCCATCGACGAGTGTCCAAAAAACGATCAACGCTGACCTAGCTGATTTCTCCAAGTTCGCCTATCAAAACTATTTAGAGATCGAAGCCTTCGAGAAAGAAGAAAGAAAAACCTCTTACTGCAAAAAAAATCCGTCGATGTGCAACTATACATACAGCACGTCTTATAAAGTTACTGGAAATAACACGTCTTATTTGACATTCACCTTGTCGGATTATTCTTATACAGGCGGTGCCCACGGATTTGGTTATAAATATGGGGTCAACTACTCATTGAAAACAGGTAAAGAAGTGCCAATCATAAGCGTCTTAAAAACATCGACACAGTTTAAAAAAGTTGAGAAGTACATCTACAATAAATTAAAAAACAATGACGATTACTTCGTCGATACATTGGGTGACGTCGATGTCTCAAAAAAATCAGAATATCTGATGATGAAGGATGGCATCAAGGTCGTCTTCCAGTCTTACGAGATTGCGCCTTATTCGACAGGTCAGCCGGAAATCTTTGTTCCGAAAAGTGTTTACAACTAA